Proteins encoded within one genomic window of Microbacterium sp. LKL04:
- a CDS encoding 5-oxoprolinase/urea amidolyase family protein, with protein sequence MVILPFGDTALLVEVDALADVLDLHARLAGTRPAGVVDLVPAARTVLVHVDPAVLPLTAARAWITAADAAPRVPAEAGTAPEEVEVPVVYDGADLAETASLLGLSAEQLVARHLAARWTVAFTGFAPGFGYLVSDDWDLDVPRRATPRTRVPQGAVALAGRFSGAYPRETPGGWQLIGTTGATLFDPAARRPVLLRPGTRVRFRRTAAQSIVRVPSSAASAAPAAFTVTDPGALATVQDAGRPGRLADGVARSGAADLPAFAAANRLVGNAPGAAGLEIALGGFRATARRDLWIAATGAWAPLHVAGREVDPYRPVRWPAGTELAIGTARAGVRVVLAVRGGVAAPAALGSAATDTLAGIGPDPLRAGDEVATADAARHPVPPVDSWPWTPPDVLVVEVAAGPRGDWFTPAARRAFPATRWVVDARADRVGIRLDGPPLERTTDAAARELPSEGMLPGAVQVPPDGRPVILGPDGPVTGGYPVIAVVTAAGRAALAQARPGSHLLLRSASPGP encoded by the coding sequence GTGGTGATCCTGCCGTTCGGCGACACCGCCCTGCTCGTCGAGGTCGACGCGCTCGCCGACGTCCTGGATCTGCACGCCCGCCTGGCCGGGACGCGCCCCGCGGGGGTCGTCGATCTAGTTCCCGCGGCGCGCACGGTGCTCGTCCACGTCGATCCCGCGGTCCTGCCGCTGACGGCGGCCCGCGCCTGGATCACGGCGGCGGATGCCGCGCCCCGCGTCCCGGCGGAGGCCGGGACCGCACCGGAGGAGGTCGAGGTGCCGGTCGTGTACGACGGCGCGGACCTCGCCGAGACGGCATCCCTCCTCGGCCTGTCGGCGGAGCAGCTCGTCGCGCGACACCTCGCGGCACGCTGGACGGTCGCCTTCACGGGCTTCGCCCCGGGGTTCGGCTACCTCGTGAGCGACGACTGGGACCTCGACGTGCCCCGCCGTGCGACGCCGCGGACGCGCGTGCCGCAGGGCGCGGTCGCGCTCGCCGGCCGGTTCTCCGGCGCGTATCCCCGGGAGACCCCGGGCGGATGGCAGCTCATCGGCACGACGGGCGCGACCCTGTTCGATCCCGCTGCGCGCCGTCCCGTGTTGCTGCGTCCGGGTACGAGGGTGCGGTTCCGCCGGACTGCCGCGCAGTCGATCGTCCGCGTCCCGTCGTCCGCCGCGTCGGCCGCGCCTGCCGCGTTCACCGTCACCGATCCGGGCGCGCTCGCGACGGTGCAGGATGCCGGCCGCCCGGGACGTCTCGCCGACGGCGTCGCCCGCTCGGGCGCGGCGGACCTGCCCGCGTTCGCCGCGGCGAACCGGCTCGTCGGCAACGCGCCCGGTGCCGCGGGCCTCGAGATCGCCCTCGGTGGTTTCCGAGCGACGGCGCGGCGCGACCTGTGGATCGCGGCGACCGGGGCGTGGGCGCCGCTCCACGTGGCGGGACGCGAGGTCGACCCGTACCGCCCGGTCCGGTGGCCCGCCGGCACCGAGCTCGCGATCGGGACCGCTCGCGCCGGCGTCCGCGTCGTCCTCGCCGTTCGTGGCGGTGTCGCCGCACCCGCCGCGCTCGGCTCCGCCGCGACCGACACGCTCGCGGGTATCGGACCGGACCCGCTGCGCGCGGGCGACGAGGTCGCGACGGCGGATGCCGCGCGGCATCCCGTCCCGCCCGTCGACTCCTGGCCGTGGACACCGCCCGACGTGCTCGTGGTCGAGGTCGCCGCCGGCCCCCGGGGCGACTGGTTCACGCCCGCCGCGCGGCGGGCGTTCCCGGCCACCCGGTGGGTCGTCGACGCGAGAGCGGATCGCGTCGGCATCCGGCTCGACGGTCCTCCGCTGGAACGGACCACGGATGCCGCGGCCCGAGAGCTCCCGAGCGAGGGGATGCTGCCCGGCGCCGTCCAGGTCCCGCCGGACGGGCGTCCCGTGATCCTCGGGCCGGACGGCCCTGTGACCGGCGGATACCCCGTCATCGCCGTCGTCACCGCTGCGGGTCGGGCGGCGCTCGCGCAGGCGAGACCGGGCTCGCATCTTCTGCTGCGGAGCGCAAGCCCCGGGCCGTGA
- a CDS encoding LamB/YcsF family protein yields the protein MASIDLNADLGETVDGVPTADDEAMFAVVSSASVACGGHAGDAASMTDAVRRATAQGVAVGAHPSFVDRAGFGRVALAVAPALLRDQVREQIAALLRAGADLRYVKPHGALYHAVTADPETALAVADAVADVSADLGRPVPLLGMPGEIAAFAASRGIPFFVEAFLDRGYLPSGGLVPRTEPGALLHDPDLVAERAVSLVREGRVDAVDGSTIRVDAASLCLHGDTAGSVAMTRAVRAALDAAGIAVRAPW from the coding sequence ATGGCGTCGATCGACCTGAACGCGGACCTCGGCGAGACGGTCGACGGTGTGCCGACCGCCGACGACGAGGCGATGTTCGCGGTGGTCTCGAGTGCGTCCGTGGCCTGCGGAGGTCATGCGGGTGACGCCGCCTCGATGACGGATGCCGTCCGCCGCGCGACGGCCCAGGGCGTCGCCGTGGGGGCCCACCCCTCCTTCGTGGACCGCGCCGGGTTCGGCCGCGTCGCGCTCGCCGTGGCGCCGGCTCTCCTGCGCGATCAGGTGCGGGAGCAGATCGCCGCGCTCCTCCGCGCCGGAGCCGACCTCCGCTACGTGAAGCCGCACGGCGCGCTCTACCACGCCGTCACGGCCGATCCCGAGACCGCGCTCGCCGTCGCGGACGCCGTCGCCGATGTCTCCGCCGATCTCGGCAGACCCGTGCCCCTCCTCGGGATGCCGGGGGAGATCGCCGCGTTCGCGGCGAGTCGCGGCATCCCCTTCTTCGTCGAGGCCTTCCTCGACCGTGGCTACCTCCCTTCGGGTGGGCTCGTCCCGCGGACGGAACCGGGCGCTCTGCTGCACGACCCCGACCTCGTCGCGGAGCGCGCCGTGTCCCTCGTCCGGGAGGGGCGGGTCGACGCCGTCGACGGCTCGACGATCCGGGTGGATGCGGCATCCCTGTGCCTCCACGGCGACACCGCCGGCTCGGTCGCGATGACGCGGGCGGTCCGCGCGGCGCTCGACGCGGCGGGGATCGCGGTGCGCGCCCCGTGGTGA
- a CDS encoding alpha/beta fold hydrolase, translated as MAYITVGTENSADVDIFYTDQGSGQPVVLIHGFPLNGESWGKQQAALLDAGYRVIAYDRRGFGASTKTASGSDYDTFAADLHALVEELELTDAVLVGFSMGTGEIARYLSRYGADRIAKVAFLGSLEPWLLKTDENPDGAGDQAFFDGTAAAVAEDRYAFLTGFFQDFYNLDDYLGNRISQEAVDASVAVANQAGNAAIAAAPLTWPTDFRADIPAVTVPALIVHGTADNILPIDATARKFRELLPEATYVEIEGAPHGLLWTHGAEVNDALLGFLQD; from the coding sequence GTGGCGTACATCACCGTGGGGACCGAGAACTCGGCCGACGTCGACATCTTCTACACCGATCAGGGATCGGGCCAGCCCGTCGTGCTGATCCACGGATTCCCGCTGAACGGCGAGTCGTGGGGCAAGCAGCAGGCCGCCCTGCTCGACGCCGGCTACCGGGTCATCGCCTACGACCGGCGGGGATTCGGGGCATCCACCAAGACGGCCTCCGGCTCGGACTACGACACCTTCGCCGCCGACCTCCACGCGCTCGTCGAGGAGCTCGAGCTGACCGACGCCGTGCTCGTCGGGTTCTCGATGGGCACCGGCGAGATCGCCCGCTACCTGTCCCGCTACGGCGCCGACCGGATCGCGAAGGTCGCCTTCCTCGGCTCGCTCGAACCGTGGCTGCTGAAGACCGATGAGAACCCCGACGGCGCCGGTGACCAGGCGTTCTTCGACGGCACGGCGGCGGCCGTCGCCGAGGACCGGTACGCCTTCCTGACCGGCTTCTTCCAGGACTTCTACAACCTCGACGACTACCTCGGGAACCGCATCTCGCAGGAGGCTGTCGACGCGTCGGTCGCCGTCGCGAACCAGGCCGGCAACGCCGCGATCGCCGCCGCTCCCCTGACGTGGCCGACCGACTTCCGCGCCGACATACCCGCCGTCACCGTGCCGGCGCTCATCGTGCACGGCACGGCCGACAACATCCTGCCGATCGACGCGACCGCGCGGAAGTTCCGCGAGCTGCTGCCCGAGGCGACCTACGTCGAGATCGAGGGCGCCCCGCACGGCCTGCTCTGGACGCACGGCGCCGAGGTCAACGACGCGCTCCTGGGGTTCCTGCAGGACTGA
- a CDS encoding DNA-methyltransferase codes for MTVEIHLGDNLEVARRLPDASFALVYLDPPFNTGRTQERAIESAVRIQSAAGAAPPASADPRLPVPALAAAGLNTEHLVPDPDAPTPPAGPVKGGFRGTSYARTRGALKLYDDRFDDYWGFLEPRLREAWRLLQDDGTLYLHLDYREAHYAKVMLDAVFGRECFLNELIWAYDYGAKSRKRWPSKHDTILVYVKDPSAYFFDSDAVDREPYMAPGLVTPEKAARGKLPTDVWWHTIVPTSGREKTGYPTQKPEGILRRIVQASSRPGDRILDLFAGSGTTGAVADALGRDAVLVDHSADALAVMRARIPEAIVAG; via the coding sequence GTGACCGTCGAGATCCATCTCGGCGACAACCTCGAGGTCGCCCGGCGCCTGCCGGACGCCTCGTTCGCGCTCGTCTACCTCGATCCGCCGTTCAACACCGGCCGGACGCAGGAGCGGGCGATCGAGTCCGCGGTCCGTATTCAGTCCGCAGCGGGTGCCGCACCGCCCGCATCGGCGGATCCCCGACTTCCCGTCCCGGCGCTTGCAGCGGCGGGACTGAATACCGAACACCTCGTACCCGATCCCGACGCCCCGACGCCACCGGCCGGCCCGGTGAAGGGCGGGTTCCGCGGCACGTCCTACGCCCGCACGCGCGGCGCGCTGAAGCTGTACGACGACCGGTTCGACGACTACTGGGGCTTCCTCGAGCCGCGCCTGCGCGAGGCGTGGCGGCTGCTGCAGGACGACGGCACGCTGTACCTGCACCTCGACTACCGCGAGGCGCATTACGCGAAGGTCATGCTCGACGCCGTCTTCGGCCGCGAGTGCTTCCTCAACGAGCTGATCTGGGCGTACGACTACGGCGCGAAGTCGCGCAAGCGCTGGCCGAGCAAGCACGACACGATCCTCGTCTACGTCAAGGATCCGTCGGCCTACTTCTTCGACTCGGATGCCGTGGACCGAGAGCCGTACATGGCTCCCGGTCTCGTGACGCCCGAGAAGGCGGCGCGCGGCAAGCTGCCGACCGATGTCTGGTGGCACACGATCGTTCCCACTTCCGGGCGGGAGAAAACCGGCTACCCGACGCAGAAGCCCGAGGGGATCCTGCGTCGCATCGTCCAGGCGTCGAGCCGGCCGGGGGACCGGATCCTCGACCTGTTCGCGGGCTCCGGGACGACGGGCGCGGTCGCCGACGCCCTCGGGCGCGACGCCGTGCTCGTCGACCACAGCGCCGACGCGCTCGCCGTCATGCGCGCACGCATCCCCGAGGCGATCGTCGCCGGCTGA
- a CDS encoding lipoate--protein ligase family protein: MHGEYKVPGGKLVVVDLEVEDGRIADFHLAGDFFLEPDDALADIDAAVTGLPTEADVATIAAAVRGALPEGAQLLGFTPEAVGTAVRRALIVAPGWAEFEWEVVHEKAVSPAMNLALDEVLTTRVGDGRRNPTLRIWEWNESAVVIGSFQSYRNEVDPEGAAKHGFQVVRRISGGGAMMMAANSIVTYSLYVPASLVSGMTFADSYAFLDDWVLHALRSLGIDATYQPLNDIASSKGKIGGAAQKRLANGGVLHHATLSYDMDGQVLTEVLRIGREKLSDKGTASAAKRVDPLRSQTGMARADIIERFIETFTSLYGAKAGSISEEEYAEAEALVESKFSTDAWLRRVP; encoded by the coding sequence ATGCACGGCGAGTACAAGGTCCCTGGCGGCAAGCTGGTCGTCGTCGACCTCGAGGTGGAGGACGGCCGCATCGCGGACTTCCATCTCGCGGGCGACTTCTTCCTCGAACCCGACGACGCGCTCGCCGACATCGACGCGGCGGTGACCGGGCTCCCGACCGAGGCCGACGTCGCGACGATCGCCGCCGCCGTCCGCGGGGCGCTCCCCGAGGGCGCGCAGCTGCTCGGGTTCACGCCAGAGGCCGTCGGGACCGCGGTCCGTCGCGCGCTCATCGTCGCGCCCGGGTGGGCGGAGTTCGAGTGGGAGGTCGTCCACGAGAAGGCCGTCTCGCCCGCGATGAACCTCGCCCTCGACGAGGTGCTGACCACCCGCGTCGGCGACGGGCGACGCAACCCGACCCTGCGCATCTGGGAGTGGAACGAGTCCGCCGTCGTCATCGGCTCGTTCCAGTCCTACCGCAACGAGGTCGACCCCGAGGGTGCCGCGAAGCACGGGTTCCAGGTCGTCCGGCGGATCTCGGGCGGCGGCGCGATGATGATGGCCGCGAACTCGATCGTCACCTATTCGCTGTACGTGCCGGCATCCCTCGTATCGGGCATGACGTTCGCGGACTCCTACGCCTTCCTCGACGACTGGGTGCTGCATGCGCTGCGCTCGCTCGGCATCGACGCGACCTACCAGCCGCTCAACGACATCGCCTCGTCGAAGGGCAAGATCGGTGGCGCCGCGCAGAAGCGACTCGCCAACGGGGGAGTGCTGCACCACGCGACGCTCAGCTACGACATGGACGGCCAGGTGCTGACCGAGGTCCTGCGCATCGGACGAGAGAAGCTCTCCGACAAGGGCACGGCGTCTGCCGCGAAGCGCGTCGATCCGCTCCGCAGCCAGACCGGAATGGCCCGCGCCGACATCATTGAACGCTTCATCGAGACGTTCACCTCGCTCTACGGCGCGAAGGCGGGATCGATCTCGGAGGAGGAGTACGCCGAGGCCGAGGCGCTCGTCGAGTCGAAGTTCTCGACGGACGCCTGGCTGCGCCGCGTCCCGTGA
- a CDS encoding alpha/beta fold hydrolase encodes MPEFIDAHGIAIVYDIHPAQGDPRGVVQLLHGVGEHAGRYGGVITALTADGFTVYADDHRGHGRTGLRQHGGDHSRLGRLGPGGLRATVAGLQQFTRIIRDENPGLPLVLLGHSWGSFLAQKLLNADPRAYDAVILSGSSLLWPGDLNAAPLNKRWSAADATGVEWLSTDAAVGRAFLDDPLTTIVPLPKLFGPLDTLRLIGKPARDLGVDVPVLLMVGRDDPVGGPRSVHRLADAYRTRSGLTDVTTLVYPDARHEIFNEHCAPAVRADLLAWLGARIARRDAASVPDSAAASSADTGE; translated from the coding sequence ATGCCCGAGTTCATCGATGCACACGGCATCGCGATCGTCTACGACATCCACCCGGCGCAGGGTGACCCGCGCGGCGTCGTCCAACTCCTCCACGGCGTCGGCGAGCACGCCGGCCGCTACGGCGGGGTGATCACCGCCCTGACCGCCGACGGCTTCACCGTCTACGCCGACGACCACCGCGGCCACGGCCGCACGGGCCTGCGTCAGCACGGCGGCGACCACTCCCGCCTCGGACGCCTCGGCCCCGGCGGCCTGCGCGCCACCGTCGCCGGGCTGCAGCAGTTCACGCGGATCATCCGCGACGAGAACCCCGGCCTGCCGCTCGTGCTCCTCGGTCATTCGTGGGGCTCGTTCCTCGCGCAGAAGCTGCTGAACGCCGATCCGCGCGCCTACGACGCCGTCATCCTCTCGGGGTCATCCCTCCTGTGGCCCGGCGACCTCAACGCGGCGCCCCTCAACAAACGGTGGTCGGCGGCGGACGCCACAGGGGTCGAATGGCTGTCGACGGATGCCGCGGTCGGCCGCGCGTTCCTCGACGACCCGCTGACGACCATCGTCCCCCTCCCGAAGCTCTTCGGTCCGCTCGATACCCTGCGGCTGATCGGCAAGCCCGCCCGCGACCTCGGCGTCGATGTGCCGGTGCTCCTCATGGTCGGCCGAGACGATCCGGTGGGCGGTCCCCGGAGCGTCCATCGCCTCGCCGACGCGTACCGCACGAGGTCGGGTCTCACCGACGTGACGACCCTCGTCTATCCCGACGCGCGACACGAGATCTTCAACGAGCACTGCGCCCCGGCGGTGCGCGCCGACCTGCTCGCCTGGCTGGGCGCCCGCATCGCGCGGCGGGATGCGGCATCCGTGCCGGACTCTGCAGCCGCATCGTCCGCGGACACGGGAGAATAG
- a CDS encoding MarR family winged helix-turn-helix transcriptional regulator → MSSAPETTITDLALAASDFRMATFRLARRLRSQRAVDTMSDGQFAVLAGLKVHGPHTLGELAERERVSAPSMNRTVNCLEELGYLSRTPDENDRRKVVIDLTESGRDVVVETVRRRDSWLEHAFEELSPAQRETLAEAAAIMQEVAGR, encoded by the coding sequence ATGAGCAGCGCACCCGAGACCACGATCACGGACCTCGCGCTCGCGGCATCCGACTTCCGCATGGCGACCTTCCGCCTCGCGCGTCGCCTCCGGTCGCAGCGCGCCGTCGACACCATGAGCGACGGGCAGTTCGCCGTCCTGGCCGGCCTGAAGGTGCACGGACCCCACACGCTCGGCGAGCTCGCCGAGCGTGAGCGCGTCTCCGCCCCGTCGATGAACCGCACGGTGAACTGCCTCGAAGAGCTCGGCTACCTCAGCCGCACCCCCGACGAGAACGATCGCCGCAAGGTCGTGATCGACCTCACCGAATCCGGCCGCGACGTCGTCGTCGAGACGGTCCGTCGCCGGGACTCCTGGCTCGAGCACGCGTTCGAGGAACTCAGCCCCGCCCAGCGCGAGACGCTCGCCGAGGCTGCGGCGATCATGCAGGAGGTGGCCGGCCGATGA
- a CDS encoding MFS transporter, translating to MSSAMFRSFSVFNYRVWFIGALVSNVGAWMQATALSWVVLTQLTDNDATAMGVTMALQFAPPLLLVGVTGLVADRFDRRKLLFFTQGSLMLLGLIIGVLLLTGSMNLWTMYAFAFALGIVAAFDNPTRQAFVSDLVARENASNAVALNAASFNTARMIGPAVAGLVIVAVGTGWVFLVNALTFLAMLIALSLIRSAELVPRPKLRSAARMADGLRYVGGRPDLIVTFVMVFLLGAFGMNFPILASTMALEFGQNADGYGVLSSILAIGSLAGALLAARRDRARLRLVIGGLGLFAVASVLSAAMPVYIAYAATLMLIGFATVTTLTTANGYVQTTTEPALRGRVLALYMAILMGGTPFGAPIVGWAADAFGPRAAILLGAAAALIAFCVGGGWLLFSGRLHRHETRRFAMTIDETRPISVVAPEEFSDEVAATTPIRLPEATAAAERDAAARRG from the coding sequence ATGAGCTCCGCGATGTTCCGCTCGTTCTCGGTGTTCAACTACCGGGTCTGGTTCATCGGCGCGCTCGTCTCGAACGTGGGCGCGTGGATGCAGGCGACCGCCCTCAGCTGGGTCGTCCTGACGCAGCTCACCGACAACGACGCGACCGCGATGGGCGTCACGATGGCGCTGCAGTTCGCGCCGCCGCTGCTCCTCGTGGGCGTCACCGGCCTGGTGGCGGACCGCTTCGATCGCCGCAAGCTCCTGTTCTTCACCCAGGGCTCGCTCATGCTGCTCGGCCTCATCATCGGCGTCCTCCTGCTCACCGGCAGCATGAACCTCTGGACGATGTACGCCTTCGCGTTCGCGCTCGGGATCGTGGCCGCCTTCGACAACCCGACTCGGCAGGCGTTCGTGTCCGACCTCGTCGCCCGCGAGAACGCCTCGAATGCGGTCGCCCTGAACGCGGCATCCTTCAACACCGCCCGCATGATCGGACCCGCCGTCGCGGGTCTCGTCATCGTCGCGGTCGGCACCGGCTGGGTGTTCCTCGTCAACGCACTGACGTTCCTCGCGATGCTCATCGCGCTGAGCCTCATCCGCTCCGCCGAGCTCGTCCCGCGCCCGAAGCTCCGGAGCGCGGCGCGCATGGCCGACGGCCTGCGCTACGTGGGGGGCAGGCCCGACCTCATCGTGACGTTCGTGATGGTGTTCCTCCTGGGCGCCTTCGGCATGAACTTCCCCATCCTCGCCTCGACCATGGCCCTCGAGTTCGGGCAGAACGCCGACGGGTACGGCGTGCTGAGCTCGATCCTTGCGATCGGGTCGCTCGCCGGCGCGCTCCTGGCGGCCCGGCGCGACCGTGCGCGCCTGCGGCTCGTGATCGGCGGGCTCGGCCTGTTCGCGGTCGCGTCGGTCCTCTCGGCCGCGATGCCCGTGTACATCGCCTACGCCGCGACCCTCATGCTCATCGGCTTCGCGACCGTCACGACGCTCACGACGGCGAACGGATACGTGCAGACGACGACCGAACCCGCCCTGCGCGGACGCGTCCTCGCCCTGTACATGGCGATCCTCATGGGCGGGACGCCGTTCGGCGCCCCCATCGTGGGCTGGGCAGCCGACGCATTCGGCCCCCGCGCCGCGATCCTGCTCGGCGCGGCGGCGGCGCTCATCGCGTTCTGCGTCGGCGGCGGGTGGCTGCTCTTCTCCGGCCGCCTCCACCGTCACGAGACCCGCAGGTTCGCGATGACGATCGACGAGACCCGCCCGATCAGCGTCGTCGCTCCCGAGGAGTTCAGCGACGAGGTCGCCGCGACGACGCCGATCCGGCTCCCCGAGGCGACCGCCGCGGCCGAGAGGGATGCCGCGGCTCGCCGAGGCTGA
- a CDS encoding glycoside hydrolase family 2 TIM barrel-domain containing protein: MTRESLHDGWTVGPKLGPFEAPADGAGPRLVVLPHDALRDLPRSADEVQGVHSGYTPGGAFEYSRDLDVPPSWRERTVRLEFEGVYRDAVVFLNGEVVVHESNGYAGFSAVLDPYLRFGEVNRLTVEARAHRDSRWYSGAGIYRPVHLVVTDPVHIPVHGVTVTTPDIDEERAVVAVAATVRNSTRHTRETRVAWTVTGPTGEIVASGGSPVTVLPGTDAVARARLIVDEPLRWHPDHPHLYALQTTVTDAAGAALDEDSTTFGIRTLQVDARNGLRIDGRPLKLRGACVHHDNGPLGAATFDDAEDRRVRLLKEAGFNALRSAHNPMSRAMLDACDRHGLVVMDELADAWTRSKAPHDATITFPERWERDVAGLVAKDRNHPSVIMYSIGNEILELGTPIGSTWSRRLAERVRDLDHTRFVTNGINGIIANLPRMAEAREQVEDANTMMANMGDQMGLMNASPLVSASIEESAAVLDVVGFNYADSRYRQDAVDHPDRVIVGSETFPARIDVMWELVQELPHVIGDFTWTGWDYLGEAGIGRVDYTDEPGYEPTGTAGPYPYRLAESGDLDITGYRRTISYYREIVYGLRAEPYIAVHRPQHHGRPTATTPWSWTDTVSTWSWDAAHGAPVTVDVYADADEVELLLDGESLGVAPVGAEKAFLARFETEFHPGELIAVARRAGHETGRHVVRTAGTPRLQAHAERDEVAVGGLAFVAITLADDAGITVADRDVRVEVQVSGPGVLAGLGSGRARTEESFGASAYTTYDGRLLAVIRVDGPGEVVVTASADGYEIARTAVRGI, encoded by the coding sequence GTGACGCGCGAGTCGCTGCACGACGGCTGGACCGTGGGGCCGAAACTGGGCCCGTTCGAGGCGCCCGCCGACGGAGCCGGCCCTCGCCTCGTGGTCCTCCCGCACGACGCGCTCCGCGACCTGCCCCGCTCCGCCGACGAGGTCCAGGGGGTCCACTCCGGGTACACGCCGGGCGGCGCGTTCGAATACTCCCGCGACCTGGACGTCCCGCCGTCGTGGCGGGAGAGGACCGTTCGCCTCGAGTTCGAAGGCGTGTACCGCGACGCCGTCGTGTTCCTCAACGGCGAGGTCGTCGTCCATGAATCCAACGGGTACGCCGGCTTCTCCGCCGTCCTCGACCCCTACCTGCGCTTCGGTGAGGTCAACCGCCTCACCGTCGAGGCGCGCGCGCATCGGGACAGTCGCTGGTACAGCGGGGCGGGCATCTACCGGCCCGTCCATCTCGTGGTCACCGACCCGGTCCACATCCCCGTGCACGGCGTGACCGTGACCACCCCCGACATCGACGAAGAGCGTGCCGTCGTGGCCGTCGCGGCCACCGTCCGCAACTCCACGCGTCACACGCGCGAGACACGAGTCGCGTGGACGGTGACGGGACCCACCGGCGAGATCGTGGCATCCGGCGGCTCTCCGGTCACGGTGCTGCCGGGAACGGATGCCGTCGCCCGAGCCCGGCTCATCGTCGACGAGCCGCTCCGGTGGCATCCCGACCATCCGCACCTCTACGCGTTGCAGACGACGGTTACGGATGCCGCAGGTGCCGCGCTCGACGAGGACTCGACGACCTTCGGCATCCGGACCCTTCAGGTGGATGCGCGGAACGGGCTGCGCATCGACGGACGCCCCCTGAAGCTGCGCGGCGCCTGCGTGCATCATGACAACGGACCGCTCGGTGCCGCGACGTTCGACGACGCGGAGGATCGCCGGGTCCGACTCCTCAAGGAGGCGGGGTTCAACGCCCTGCGCAGCGCTCACAACCCGATGTCGCGGGCCATGCTCGATGCGTGCGACCGTCACGGCCTCGTCGTCATGGACGAGCTCGCCGACGCCTGGACGCGGTCGAAGGCGCCGCACGATGCGACCATCACCTTCCCTGAGCGGTGGGAGCGCGACGTGGCCGGCCTCGTCGCGAAGGACCGCAATCATCCGAGCGTGATCATGTATTCGATCGGCAACGAGATCCTCGAGCTCGGCACGCCGATCGGGTCGACCTGGAGTCGCCGGCTCGCCGAACGCGTGCGCGACCTCGACCACACCCGGTTCGTGACCAACGGGATCAACGGCATCATCGCGAACCTGCCCCGCATGGCGGAAGCCCGCGAACAGGTCGAGGATGCGAACACGATGATGGCGAACATGGGCGATCAGATGGGGTTGATGAATGCGTCGCCGCTCGTGAGCGCGTCGATCGAGGAGTCGGCCGCCGTCCTCGACGTCGTCGGGTTCAACTACGCCGACTCCCGATACCGGCAGGATGCCGTCGACCACCCGGATCGCGTCATCGTCGGCTCCGAGACGTTCCCCGCGCGCATCGATGTCATGTGGGAGCTCGTTCAGGAGCTGCCCCACGTTATCGGCGATTTCACCTGGACCGGCTGGGACTACCTCGGAGAAGCGGGGATCGGTCGCGTCGACTACACCGACGAGCCCGGGTATGAGCCCACCGGGACGGCCGGTCCCTACCCCTACCGGCTGGCCGAGTCCGGTGACCTCGACATCACCGGGTATCGACGGACGATCTCGTACTACCGCGAGATCGTCTACGGACTGCGTGCCGAACCCTACATCGCCGTGCACCGCCCCCAGCATCACGGTCGGCCGACCGCGACGACGCCGTGGTCCTGGACCGACACCGTGTCGACGTGGAGCTGGGATGCCGCGCACGGCGCCCCGGTGACGGTCGACGTGTACGCGGATGCGGACGAGGTCGAGCTGCTCCTCGACGGGGAGAGTCTCGGCGTGGCCCCCGTCGGCGCCGAGAAGGCTTTCCTCGCGCGGTTCGAGACCGAATTCCACCCGGGCGAGCTCATCGCCGTCGCGCGGCGGGCAGGTCACGAGACCGGACGGCACGTCGTCCGCACCGCCGGCACCCCTCGCCTGCAGGCGCACGCCGAACGCGACGAGGTCGCGGTCGGCGGGCTCGCCTTCGTCGCGATCACCCTCGCGGACGACGCCGGCATCACCGTCGCCGACCGCGACGTGCGGGTCGAGGTCCAGGTCTCGGGTCCCGGGGTACTGGCTGGTTTGGGCTCCGGCCGCGCGAGGACCGAGGAATCGTTCGGGGCGTCCGCGTACACGACCTACGACGGCCGGCTGCTGGCCGTGATCCGGGTCGACGGCCCGGGCGAGGTGGTCGTCACGGCGTCGGCCGACGGTTATGAGATCGCGCGGACAGCGGTGCGCGGAATCTGA